The following coding sequences lie in one Gallaecimonas pentaromativorans genomic window:
- a CDS encoding FecCD family ABC transporter permease, with protein MHWIKSHPRGLWLLAALALCWLSLSTGPAGSDPWLLWQYLADKHQGSLSPAALALEQIRLPRLLLAMLVGAALAGSGAVLQGLCRNPLADPGLMGLSSGAALAALGSIVFGIHWGLPPLWRLPLAAFVGALVTGFIVIRFGYRQNRLSITHLILAGVGINALAGALMGLLSHIADESSLKLMTYWTLGSVAGASWPQLALAAPLLVLTLARLWPWRLGLTLWLLGERDAQTLGVDVKKMQQRLLVLVSVLVAIATAFTGVIGFVGLVVPHLCRMLFGGDYRQLLPASLWGGALLMVLSDWLARTLVSPQELPVGIITALMGTPVFLYLLRRHHA; from the coding sequence ATGCACTGGATTAAATCCCACCCGCGCGGGCTTTGGCTGCTGGCGGCCCTGGCCCTTTGCTGGCTGAGTCTCTCGACTGGCCCGGCCGGCTCAGACCCCTGGCTGCTGTGGCAATACCTGGCGGATAAGCACCAGGGCAGCCTCAGCCCGGCGGCCCTTGCCCTTGAACAAATCCGCCTGCCACGGCTATTGCTGGCGATGCTAGTGGGCGCAGCGCTGGCTGGCAGCGGCGCCGTGCTGCAAGGGCTTTGCCGCAACCCGCTGGCCGACCCTGGGCTGATGGGCCTTTCCTCCGGCGCCGCCCTGGCCGCCCTTGGCTCCATCGTCTTTGGCATCCATTGGGGGCTGCCGCCGCTGTGGCGCCTGCCGCTGGCCGCTTTTGTCGGCGCCCTGGTTACCGGCTTTATCGTGATCCGCTTTGGCTACCGGCAAAACCGCTTGTCCATTACCCACCTTATTCTCGCCGGGGTCGGTATCAATGCCCTGGCTGGCGCCCTGATGGGGCTGCTTAGTCACATTGCCGACGAGTCCAGCCTGAAACTGATGACCTACTGGACTCTGGGCAGCGTTGCCGGTGCCAGTTGGCCGCAACTGGCTCTCGCCGCGCCATTGCTGGTGCTGACCCTGGCGCGGCTGTGGCCCTGGCGGCTGGGGCTAACCTTGTGGCTGCTGGGTGAACGGGACGCCCAAACCCTCGGTGTGGACGTCAAAAAGATGCAACAACGGCTGCTGGTGCTGGTCTCTGTACTGGTGGCCATCGCCACCGCCTTTACCGGCGTCATCGGTTTTGTCGGGCTGGTGGTGCCGCACCTTTGCCGCATGCTGTTTGGCGGTGACTATCGCCAATTGCTGCCGGCAAGCCTTTGGGGCGGGGCGCTGCTGATGGTGCTGTCGGACTGGCTGGCACGCACCCTGGTGTCCCCCCAGGAGCTGCCGGTGGGCATCATCACCGCGCTGATGGGAACGCCGGTGTTTTTGTATCTGCTGCGCAGGCACCATGCTTGA
- a CDS encoding ATP-binding cassette domain-containing protein has product MLEVSGLSLTLAGGKTLLSNIAFAAEPGELIAVLGENGAGKSTLLHQVADARQNAISLDERPLPHWQPLMLARRRAFLGQQPASPGAMTGRQLVTLGRAPFEESAQASAAACHHWLSHCRCQGLAERPLAELSGGQLARLHLARVLCQLHGVSRPVLLLDEPTAALDLAAQHQLLAEVKALCQQGALVLWVVHDLNLACQYASRLLLLKAGKLLADLPPTELTPALASRLYNHPMQSIPLPGLAAPLWQAKTGVPLDA; this is encoded by the coding sequence ATGCTTGAGGTAAGCGGGCTCAGCCTGACCCTGGCCGGGGGTAAAACGCTGCTGAGCAATATCGCCTTTGCCGCCGAGCCCGGCGAGTTGATTGCGGTGCTGGGAGAAAACGGCGCCGGTAAATCCACCCTCTTGCACCAGGTGGCCGACGCCCGGCAAAACGCCATCAGCCTTGACGAGCGGCCGCTACCGCACTGGCAACCCTTGATGCTGGCCCGCCGCCGCGCCTTTTTGGGCCAGCAACCGGCCAGCCCCGGCGCCATGACCGGCCGCCAACTGGTGACCCTCGGCCGCGCCCCTTTTGAAGAATCGGCGCAAGCAAGCGCTGCTGCCTGCCACCATTGGCTGTCGCACTGCCGCTGCCAGGGCCTTGCCGAGCGCCCCTTGGCCGAGCTTTCCGGTGGCCAACTGGCCCGGCTGCATCTGGCCCGGGTACTTTGCCAGCTGCACGGCGTGTCGCGGCCGGTGCTGCTGCTTGACGAGCCCACCGCCGCCCTTGACCTTGCCGCCCAGCACCAGCTGCTGGCCGAAGTCAAAGCCCTTTGCCAGCAAGGCGCCCTGGTGCTGTGGGTAGTGCACGACCTCAACCTCGCCTGCCAATATGCCAGCCGCCTGCTGCTGTTAAAAGCCGGTAAGTTGCTGGCCGACCTGCCGCCAACAGAGCTGACCCCAGCCCTTGCCAGCCGCCTTTATAATCATCCGATGCAAAGCATCCCCCTTCCCGGCCTTGCCGCCCCTTTGTGGCAAGCCAAGACAGGAGTACCCCTCGATGCGTAA
- a CDS encoding HugZ family protein produces the protein MRNSAVHQARQLLLTIQSGVLATHSKALPGYPFGSVTPFVLDRDGSLLLFISDIAQHSRNLTMDPKCSITVFEQTVETDQNTQGRVTVLGDAQKLAEGEDEAAFARYASQFPESLGYRQAHDFAVWRLLPKRIRFIGGFGKIFWLELGEWQGATGDWDQEAEAGMIGHMHRDHLDAISAMGQHFFGKDGGGELLAIHPEGCLLRLSGEERARLLAFAEPAMDAMAVRKALVALTQQSRSAIEA, from the coding sequence ATGCGTAACAGTGCCGTACATCAAGCCCGCCAGCTGCTTTTGACCATTCAGTCCGGGGTGCTGGCCACCCACTCCAAGGCCCTGCCGGGCTACCCCTTCGGCTCGGTCACGCCCTTTGTGCTGGACCGCGACGGCAGCCTGCTGCTGTTTATCTCTGACATCGCCCAGCACAGCCGCAACCTCACCATGGACCCAAAGTGTTCGATCACCGTCTTTGAGCAGACCGTCGAGACCGACCAAAACACCCAGGGCCGGGTAACGGTGCTGGGGGACGCGCAGAAGCTGGCCGAAGGAGAAGACGAAGCGGCCTTTGCCCGCTACGCCAGCCAGTTCCCTGAATCTTTGGGCTATCGCCAGGCCCACGATTTCGCGGTGTGGCGCCTGCTGCCCAAGCGCATCCGCTTTATCGGGGGCTTTGGCAAGATTTTCTGGCTGGAACTTGGCGAATGGCAAGGTGCCACCGGCGATTGGGACCAAGAGGCCGAAGCGGGCATGATTGGCCACATGCACCGCGACCACCTCGATGCCATCAGCGCCATGGGCCAGCATTTCTTTGGCAAAGACGGCGGCGGCGAGCTGCTGGCCATCCACCCCGAGGGTTGCCTGCTGCGCCTGAGCGGTGAGGAGCGCGCCAGGTTGCTGGCCTTTGCCGAACCGGCCATGGACGCCATGGCGGTGCGCAAGGCGCTGGTGGCCCTTACCCAGCAAAGCAGGAGCGCCATCGAGGCATAA
- the efp gene encoding elongation factor P, producing the protein MASYSTNEFKAGLKIMQDGEPCNIIDNELVKPGKGQAFNRVRIKKLISGKTLEKTFKSGETVEGADVMDMELAYLYNDGEFYHFMNNETFEQLAADAKAVGDSAKWLVEQNVCTLTLWNGAPIAVTPPNFVELEITETDPGLKGDTAGTGGKPATLTTGAVVKVPLFVQIGEVVKVDTRSGEYVSRVK; encoded by the coding sequence ATGGCGTCCTATAGTACCAACGAATTCAAGGCCGGTCTCAAAATCATGCAGGACGGTGAGCCCTGCAACATCATCGATAACGAGCTGGTCAAACCCGGTAAAGGCCAAGCCTTTAACCGCGTACGCATCAAGAAGCTGATCTCCGGCAAGACTCTGGAAAAGACCTTCAAATCCGGTGAAACCGTTGAAGGCGCCGATGTCATGGACATGGAACTGGCCTACCTCTACAACGACGGCGAGTTCTACCACTTCATGAACAACGAGACCTTCGAGCAGCTGGCCGCCGACGCCAAAGCCGTGGGCGACAGCGCCAAGTGGCTGGTTGAGCAGAACGTCTGCACCCTGACCCTGTGGAACGGCGCCCCTATCGCCGTGACCCCGCCCAACTTCGTTGAGCTGGAAATCACCGAGACCGACCCAGGCCTCAAAGGTGACACCGCCGGTACCGGCGGCAAGCCTGCCACCCTCACCACCGGCGCCGTAGTCAAAGTGCCGCTGTTCGTACAGATTGGCGAAGTGGTTAAGGTTGATACCCGCTCTGGCGAGTACGTCTCTCGCGTCAAGTAA
- the epmB gene encoding EF-P beta-lysylation protein EpmB: MPQIITAKAPMWELCWRDELKAAISDPKVLLEALGLPLQNREHDLAARRLFALRVPRPFLALMEKGNAQDPLLRQVMTDQAEFTDAQGFSTDPLGEQDAAVPGLLHKYQSRVLFILKGGCAVNCRYCFRRHFPYQDNPGNKASWQQALDYIASRPEIEEVILSGGDPLMAKDDELAWLIERLNGIKHLKLLRIHSRLPVVIPSRIDQSFLDTLAQSALPVTLVLHINHGNEIGEDLVKACAALRAANVTLLNQSVLLAGINDAAEVLVALSHRLFAAGILPYYLHVLDKVQGAAHFLVDDERARAIMRQLNARLSGYLVPRLAREEAGKPGKTLMDLKL, from the coding sequence ATGCCGCAAATAATAACCGCAAAAGCCCCAATGTGGGAGCTTTGCTGGCGTGATGAGCTCAAAGCCGCCATTTCCGACCCTAAAGTGCTGCTCGAAGCCCTCGGTTTGCCCCTGCAAAACCGTGAGCACGACCTGGCTGCCCGGCGCCTTTTTGCGCTGCGGGTGCCCCGGCCCTTCCTGGCCTTGATGGAAAAAGGCAACGCCCAAGATCCCCTGCTCAGACAGGTGATGACAGACCAGGCTGAGTTTACCGACGCCCAGGGGTTTTCTACCGATCCCTTAGGCGAGCAGGACGCCGCTGTGCCGGGCCTGCTGCACAAATACCAAAGCCGGGTACTGTTTATCTTAAAAGGCGGCTGCGCCGTCAATTGCCGCTATTGTTTTCGCCGCCACTTTCCCTACCAGGACAACCCCGGCAACAAGGCCAGTTGGCAGCAAGCCCTGGACTACATCGCTTCGCGCCCCGAAATCGAAGAGGTGATCCTCTCCGGCGGCGATCCGCTGATGGCCAAAGACGACGAGCTGGCCTGGCTGATTGAGCGGCTCAACGGCATCAAGCACCTGAAACTACTGCGTATTCACAGCCGGCTGCCGGTAGTGATCCCCAGTCGTATCGACCAGTCCTTCCTCGATACCCTGGCCCAAAGCGCGCTGCCAGTGACCCTGGTGCTGCACATCAACCACGGCAACGAGATTGGCGAAGACCTGGTAAAAGCCTGCGCAGCTCTTCGCGCCGCCAATGTCACGCTGCTTAACCAAAGCGTGCTGCTGGCCGGCATCAACGACGCCGCCGAGGTGCTGGTGGCGCTGTCGCACCGGCTTTTTGCCGCCGGCATCTTGCCCTATTACCTGCATGTGCTGGACAAGGTGCAGGGCGCCGCCCATTTTCTGGTGGACGACGAGCGCGCCCGCGCTATCATGCGCCAGCTCAACGCCCGCCTTTCCGGTTACCTAGTGCCACGCCTGGCCCGGGAAGAAGCCGGCAAGCCCGGCAAAACCCTGATGGATTTAAAGCTATGA
- a CDS encoding LacI family DNA-binding transcriptional regulator: MSRKPNLKDVAKVAGVSAITVSRALSDPDKVSEKLRAKVEMAVRQTGYIRNQAASALASSRSGVIGVIIPSLSNIVFNEVLAGIYEMAQPSKLQVLLGDCHYSPLEEEKLLATLLSQSPEGLILTGTDQTDHARRLLQNAEIPIVQIMELTDSPIDMNVGFSHFQAGFDMTRYLLAKGYRRVAFLGARMDPRTQQRLAGFSQAMADAGLEPLVQSTPQASSIKLGGQLLRSALSGNQGQLDAVFCCNDDLALGALFEARRMNINVPGQLAICGFNDLEASALVEPAITSVAVSRFEMGKTAVQMLLKPEQYRHQGGGIIDLGFNIVGRASA; the protein is encoded by the coding sequence ATGAGCAGAAAACCCAACCTCAAGGACGTGGCCAAGGTTGCCGGGGTCAGCGCCATTACGGTATCCCGGGCGCTGTCCGACCCGGACAAGGTGTCAGAAAAACTGCGTGCCAAAGTGGAGATGGCGGTCAGGCAGACCGGCTATATCCGCAACCAGGCCGCCAGTGCCCTGGCCTCCTCACGCTCCGGGGTGATTGGGGTGATCATCCCGTCCTTATCCAACATCGTGTTCAACGAGGTGCTGGCCGGCATCTACGAGATGGCCCAGCCGAGCAAGTTGCAGGTGCTGCTGGGGGATTGCCACTACTCGCCTTTGGAAGAAGAAAAGCTGCTGGCCACCTTGCTCAGCCAGTCTCCCGAAGGGCTTATCCTCACCGGCACCGACCAAACCGACCATGCCCGGCGTTTGCTGCAAAATGCCGAGATCCCCATAGTGCAGATCATGGAGCTGACCGACAGCCCCATCGACATGAACGTGGGGTTCTCCCACTTCCAGGCCGGTTTTGACATGACCCGCTACCTGCTGGCCAAGGGCTACCGGCGCGTCGCCTTTTTAGGGGCCCGCATGGACCCGCGCACCCAGCAGCGCCTGGCCGGCTTTTCCCAGGCCATGGCCGATGCCGGCCTTGAGCCGCTGGTACAAAGCACGCCTCAGGCGTCGTCTATCAAACTGGGGGGGCAATTGCTGCGCTCGGCGCTGTCGGGCAACCAGGGCCAGCTCGATGCAGTGTTCTGCTGCAACGACGATTTAGCCCTTGGCGCCCTCTTTGAGGCGCGGCGCATGAACATCAATGTGCCAGGGCAGCTCGCCATCTGCGGCTTTAACGACCTGGAAGCCTCGGCCCTGGTAGAGCCTGCCATCACCTCCGTGGCCGTCTCCCGTTTCGAGATGGGCAAAACGGCGGTGCAGATGCTGCTCAAACCCGAGCAGTATCGCCATCAGGGCGGCGGCATCATCGACCTTGGCTTTAACATCGTTGGCCGCGCCTCGGCCTGA
- a CDS encoding TonB-dependent receptor: MNSINAKKLGFLAASVMAALQGLTPAMAADEQPKAKAASQEIETIEVTATRRVTSLRSTPVAVSAFSQDALDDNHVQQLSDLQGMVPSLHISQNGSQNTPMVYIRGIGSSDQTESGDPAVAFHVDGVYSARSQGASTLMFDLESAEILRGPQGTLFGRNATGGVVNLHTAKPRLDGFDAYLELGIGNYNKRTTRGMVNMPLADDWAVRVAVATDTADGNVNPTPGSVIGDKYGSTDMKAVRLSSLYVPSDKLSWFLSYENFIDQGSGQIPTRQGGSHPSAYIQVPGYNDYNVDSYRTRLDYHFDGGITASYIGGYTKSSRVSTWDRSWRPGNFEWGGCVDCGHKAVQHELQLQNADDSRLQWTVGYFYFKENNDVIFDIVHPDNDWDGGTGNNPNLYGTYRQPDRGLESNSLYAQGTYSLTDDWRVTLGARYTEDKRWDRGGRNIMCPQEVRTTAPLEPNTAPYDDGGLLGGLAPNKNTTAPGQCWVDTYNDASPKWDKTTGLGRIEWDFSSDVMFYASVATGFKSGTLQDGGHYNGTGPFTQSDLDAIIKANNDEHNQTAAYVAPETNTSYELGMKGDFLDSRMQLFVTLFSTRYKDLQVTSNVTSPTGADLLRKTNAGKATINGMEVESKWLVGENGKFTGSISVLDATYDDFKTTDSKYGADGTAFNPSAGNPNLPNLLDFSGNHLVNAPDFAATLEYQHYFYLKNGASLRPRVRLTYSSEIWFDPANRGDRPEGFKNEPYFADIDRQDAYAKWDTSVIYEPASGNWNLEFYIDNLTDKKIKSDQGRNFNDDVPNFMWQNPRQFGAKLKVRF; this comes from the coding sequence GTGAACAGCATCAACGCGAAGAAGTTGGGTTTTCTGGCCGCCAGCGTCATGGCCGCCTTACAGGGGTTGACCCCGGCCATGGCCGCAGACGAGCAGCCCAAGGCCAAAGCCGCCAGCCAGGAAATTGAAACCATCGAAGTGACCGCCACCCGGCGGGTGACCAGCCTGCGCTCCACGCCGGTGGCGGTGTCGGCGTTCAGCCAGGACGCCCTGGACGACAACCACGTCCAGCAACTGTCTGATCTGCAAGGCATGGTGCCCAGCCTGCACATCTCCCAGAACGGTTCTCAGAACACGCCCATGGTCTATATCCGCGGTATTGGTTCGTCCGACCAAACCGAAAGCGGCGACCCGGCGGTGGCCTTTCACGTTGACGGTGTCTACTCGGCCCGCTCCCAGGGTGCCTCTACCCTGATGTTCGATTTGGAGAGCGCCGAGATTTTGCGCGGTCCCCAAGGCACCCTCTTTGGCCGCAACGCCACCGGCGGCGTGGTGAACCTGCATACCGCCAAGCCGCGTCTGGACGGCTTTGATGCCTATCTGGAACTGGGCATTGGCAACTACAACAAGCGCACCACCCGTGGCATGGTCAACATGCCCCTGGCCGACGACTGGGCGGTGCGGGTGGCGGTGGCCACCGACACCGCCGATGGCAACGTCAACCCCACTCCGGGCTCGGTTATCGGCGACAAATACGGCTCCACCGACATGAAAGCGGTGCGCTTGAGTTCCCTTTATGTGCCCAGCGACAAGCTGAGCTGGTTCCTCTCTTACGAGAACTTCATCGATCAGGGCAGCGGCCAAATTCCCACCCGCCAGGGCGGCTCCCACCCCAGCGCCTACATTCAAGTGCCCGGTTACAACGACTACAACGTCGACAGCTACCGCACCCGCCTCGACTACCACTTCGATGGCGGCATTACCGCCTCTTATATCGGCGGCTACACCAAGTCGTCTCGGGTCTCCACCTGGGACAGAAGCTGGCGCCCCGGCAATTTTGAGTGGGGCGGCTGCGTCGATTGCGGCCACAAGGCGGTGCAGCACGAGCTGCAACTGCAAAACGCCGACGACTCACGGCTGCAATGGACGGTGGGCTACTTCTACTTCAAGGAAAACAACGACGTTATCTTCGATATCGTCCACCCCGACAACGACTGGGACGGCGGCACCGGCAACAACCCCAACCTCTACGGCACCTATCGCCAGCCGGACCGCGGCCTGGAGTCCAACAGCCTCTACGCCCAGGGCACCTACTCGCTGACCGACGACTGGCGGGTCACCCTTGGCGCCCGCTACACCGAGGACAAACGCTGGGATCGCGGCGGCCGCAACATCATGTGCCCGCAAGAAGTGCGCACCACCGCGCCCCTGGAGCCCAACACCGCGCCTTATGACGACGGCGGCCTGCTGGGGGGCCTGGCGCCCAACAAAAACACCACCGCGCCGGGCCAGTGCTGGGTCGACACCTACAACGACGCCAGCCCCAAATGGGACAAAACCACCGGCCTTGGCCGTATCGAGTGGGATTTTTCCAGCGACGTGATGTTCTACGCCTCGGTGGCCACCGGCTTTAAATCCGGCACCTTGCAGGACGGCGGCCATTACAACGGCACCGGGCCTTTTACCCAGAGCGATCTGGACGCCATCATCAAGGCCAACAACGACGAGCACAACCAGACCGCCGCCTACGTGGCCCCGGAGACCAACACCAGCTATGAGCTGGGCATGAAGGGGGATTTCCTCGACAGCCGCATGCAGCTGTTCGTGACCCTGTTCTCCACCCGCTACAAGGATTTGCAGGTCACCTCCAACGTCACCAGCCCCACCGGCGCCGACTTGCTGCGTAAAACCAACGCCGGTAAGGCCACCATCAACGGTATGGAAGTGGAGAGCAAATGGCTGGTAGGTGAAAACGGCAAGTTCACCGGCTCAATCTCGGTGCTGGACGCCACCTACGACGACTTTAAAACCACCGATTCCAAGTACGGGGCCGACGGCACTGCCTTTAACCCCTCCGCCGGCAACCCCAACCTCCCCAACCTGCTGGATTTCAGCGGCAACCACCTGGTCAACGCCCCGGACTTTGCCGCCACCTTGGAATATCAACACTACTTTTACCTGAAAAACGGCGCCTCGCTGCGCCCCAGAGTGCGCCTGACCTACAGCTCCGAGATCTGGTTTGATCCGGCCAACCGTGGCGACCGCCCCGAAGGCTTCAAGAACGAACCCTACTTTGCCGACATCGACCGCCAGGACGCCTACGCCAAGTGGGACACCAGCGTCATTTACGAGCCGGCCTCGGGTAACTGGAACCTGGAGTTCTACATAGACAACCTGACCGACAAGAAGATCAAGAGCGATCAGGGCCGCAACTTCAACGACGATGTGCCCAATTTCATGTGGCAAAACCCCCGTCAATTTGGCGCCAAACTCAAGGTGCGATTCTAA
- a CDS encoding gluconokinase — MEQQQKRDLVVMGVAGSGKTTLAQYLSQALGYHYLEGDDFHSPEGKALMASGQPLSSSLRERWVETLCQQLGQHRLAGQPVVLSYSGLIARHRQQIRQAGNRPLFIYLCGDRALLLRRLEQRQGHFMPPSQLDNQLSTMEPPSGEADVLTLALDCPPAEVLTQVLAQLRQGQ, encoded by the coding sequence ATGGAGCAACAACAAAAACGGGATCTGGTGGTGATGGGGGTGGCCGGCAGCGGCAAAACTACCCTGGCCCAATACCTTAGCCAGGCGCTGGGATACCACTATCTGGAAGGGGACGATTTTCACAGCCCCGAAGGCAAGGCGCTGATGGCCAGCGGCCAGCCCTTGAGCAGCAGCCTGCGCGAGCGCTGGGTAGAAACCTTATGCCAGCAGCTTGGCCAGCATCGGCTTGCCGGCCAGCCGGTGGTGCTGAGCTATTCGGGCCTTATCGCCCGCCACCGCCAGCAGATCCGCCAAGCCGGCAACCGGCCGCTCTTTATTTACCTTTGTGGCGACCGCGCCCTGCTGCTGCGCCGCCTTGAGCAGCGCCAGGGCCACTTCATGCCGCCGTCGCAGCTCGACAATCAGCTCAGCACCATGGAGCCGCCCTCCGGCGAGGCCGATGTGCTGACCCTGGCCCTCGATTGCCCGCCAGCCGAGGTGCTGACGCAGGTGCTTGCTCAGCTGCGCCAGGGGCAATAG
- a CDS encoding MFS transporter, whose protein sequence is MADNNAARPMGFGEKVGYGLGDMGFNFYWANISAFLMIFYTDVFGITAAAAGTMMLVTKIVDAFTDPVMGAIADRTQSRFGKFRPYLLWLALPMAGAGVLTYSTPDLGDTGKLVWAYGTYTLMMLVYTIINIPYSALSGVMTANSQDRTTLISFRFIGGFSGGILVTYLTPKLVAWLGAGDSKLGWQLTMAVFGIAAACLFLVTFASTRERIQPIRREANSVLGDLNDLKGNKPWLVLFSLALIIMITITMRASTLVYYLKYYVGQPELTGEFLSSYMLALALGAAATPLLTRLMDKKKLMMLLMSLAGALSIAFFFLPKDAVGWMFALNIAIGLTLGPKSPLAFSMYADTADYNEWRTGRRATAMTFSAATFSQKLGGAMASALIGWVLASIGYVANSAQSGAAQLGIVLLMSVIPGAFALLAALVMRFYPLDNQTLAKVHRELAQRQREPQGHPDQTAKALRTASA, encoded by the coding sequence ATGGCAGATAACAATGCAGCACGCCCCATGGGTTTTGGCGAAAAGGTAGGTTATGGCCTGGGGGACATGGGCTTTAACTTTTACTGGGCCAACATCTCCGCCTTTTTGATGATCTTCTACACCGACGTGTTTGGCATTACCGCCGCTGCCGCCGGCACCATGATGCTCGTCACCAAGATAGTGGACGCCTTTACCGACCCGGTAATGGGCGCCATTGCCGATCGCACCCAAAGCCGGTTCGGTAAATTCCGGCCTTATCTGTTGTGGCTGGCGTTGCCCATGGCCGGCGCCGGGGTACTGACCTACAGCACCCCCGACCTTGGCGACACCGGCAAGCTGGTGTGGGCCTACGGCACCTATACCCTGATGATGCTGGTCTACACCATCATCAACATCCCCTACTCGGCGCTGTCCGGGGTGATGACCGCCAATAGCCAAGACCGCACCACCCTGATTAGCTTTCGCTTTATCGGCGGCTTCTCCGGCGGCATTTTGGTGACTTATCTGACCCCCAAACTGGTGGCCTGGCTGGGGGCCGGTGACTCCAAACTCGGCTGGCAATTGACCATGGCGGTGTTTGGCATTGCCGCCGCGTGCCTGTTTCTGGTGACCTTCGCCAGCACCCGCGAGCGCATCCAGCCCATTCGCCGTGAGGCCAATTCGGTGCTTGGGGATCTTAACGATCTCAAGGGCAACAAGCCCTGGCTGGTGCTGTTTAGCCTGGCGCTGATCATCATGATCACCATCACCATGCGCGCCAGCACCCTGGTCTACTACCTCAAGTACTACGTGGGCCAGCCCGAGCTGACCGGCGAGTTTTTATCGAGCTACATGCTGGCCCTGGCCCTGGGCGCCGCTGCCACGCCGCTGCTGACCCGGCTGATGGACAAGAAAAAGCTGATGATGCTGCTGATGAGCCTGGCCGGGGCGCTGTCCATCGCGTTTTTCTTCCTGCCCAAGGACGCAGTGGGCTGGATGTTTGCCCTCAATATCGCCATCGGCCTGACCCTGGGGCCCAAATCGCCCCTGGCCTTTTCCATGTACGCCGACACCGCCGATTACAACGAGTGGCGCACCGGCCGCCGCGCCACCGCCATGACCTTCTCCGCCGCCACCTTCTCGCAAAAACTGGGCGGCGCCATGGCCTCGGCCTTGATTGGCTGGGTGCTGGCGTCCATCGGTTATGTGGCCAACAGCGCCCAAAGCGGCGCCGCCCAGCTCGGCATCGTGCTGCTGATGTCGGTGATCCCCGGGGCCTTTGCCCTGCTGGCGGCCTTGGTGATGCGCTTTTATCCCCTGGATAACCAAACCCTGGCCAAGGTGCACCGCGAGTTGGCCCAGCGCCAGCGCGAGCCTCAAGGCCACCCGGACCAAACTGCCAAGGCGCTACGCACCGCCTCGGCCTGA